The stretch of DNA CCCGTCAcaggtatttcactgttacagaaacctTTTGAGAGTTTGCAGTCATTTACtctcatggttttacagttttccaccgtagaattcacagacattttttacagtgtacctttaattagggaacataattgtaccttattttattataattatagattctaaaattgtgttgatttcatacactccatttaatctccaggacttttattttatttatttatttattgatttttattatgacacagttctatactgaaagattacaaacaggTATCTCTCCTTCTGTAGAAGAGAATATAATATACCTTTAAGGagcaaaactggacttttaaacactgttgtacctttaaaagaacatttacacagtttgtacctttagtgaccaatgttcctctaccgtacctttttttctgtgagTGTACcttcattcatattcatatatgTTATGTTTCATATCCgtggtgtgtatatatttaatgtggtgAAATTATGACTAATCCAATTGGGCACAACAAAATTATATGACCTGTTAAAAATCACAGATAGCTTTGCCTAATTTTCAGATGTAAACAGACCGTTCTCTCTGGATTAGTCATTTGTAGTGTTACTGATTTGATTCTATTTAAAGGCAGACTATCTCCTAAAAATATGGCTTTATCTGTTGTTCCCTTTGCTCATGGGAAAGTACTGTCCATATAAGAAGGGAATGCTTTTGCCACTTGGCTGCCTGATCCCCTTAACTTTGCTTTCTCAGTTGTTATGAAACATGATTATGTGTTTAAGTGTTTTATTCCTGAATCTTGTGCTGCAGAAATGGCATGCAATTTAAATTTTTCTTGGCGTGTAGCACAGCACATGCATGAGAGGTGAGGGAATCTGTCTGTGAAATATGGTACCACTCAGTGCATACTGTGGTCAGTTGCACAATTTAATTCTAACTATGAGACATGCCAAAAGTAAAGGTAATTTTAAAGTCATGTTGAACCTATGCGCCAGTCACTATTTCTGTATCACTTTATAAGTACTGTTATGGAAACAATATGCAGGATTACGGAGATCTAAAATAGTATATACATTCTCATTCAGATCCTGAACAAATGAATCGTGCTTGTGGTTTCTTTATTAAACGAGGTCTTTTGGTTTGGACCTGCGACAGAACTTTTCATACCAACGCAACACAAAAATAGCCACAGTATTTTTAATAGTAAGAGGAAGAAGGAAAAACATTCTAATTTCGATTGATCCATAAATCAAGAACGTTTGGCTGAGTCTGGTGTTTTCAAAATAtgtcaaaatgtaaaaaacaataaagcaaacaagacagcgatgatatgtgAGCTGTATAAACTCCAGAGTGGACAGTACACTTTGACGCTTTGAATTCAATTCCCAGCGTGTTGCTGAAATCCATCATTTCTCTGGGACAGGCTGTAATTTGGATGTGAGACTGAGGTGCACACCTACAAATGTTGGGAACACTCAAAGTCAGTAATTCGGTTCTGCTTTTTATACACAATGTTCAGACACTTGATGGCAGCTGATCAGATTTCACATTTCCAGCTGGATGGTGGAGTTACTATGATGAACTCTTTTTTCAATtccttcttctttctttctgtgaGAGATGTGTCATTCTAAGGAGGTGTGTGATGGATTTTATTCAATAGGAGCTGTGTTTGTTCGGTCATCCCACCCtgagatttctctctctctctcacacacacacacacacacaaacacacaccaaaagcAGAATGCATCATCACTGCTGCTTTTCCATAGAGATTTACTGTTATAAAGCCAAAGGCTGAGGGGCTGATTCTTACTCTATTCATGTTGAAACACCCATATGAGAGCAGAAACATGTTTTCGTTCTGGACACGCAACAGTGTCAGGATttaactgtttttgttttatacagTCCAATCATTTGTCTCCAGTTTTTTAAATTCAGTTAATGCATTCTATAAGCACTTCATCCTTAATGGTTGTAGAGTCACAGGGCATgagggtacacacacacacacacactcacacttacggacaatttcacacactcacacctatggaaaatttcaaccaatcacacacaactgtgaacacacacatgcacaatgtcacacattcacagctttGGACCATTTCCTAGTCGGCCTAAAGGCATATTGTTTTGGATTGCgtaaggaaactggagcacctggaggaaacccacacagacacatggagaacacagcaaGCTCCTCACAAACATTGACCCAAAGCAGGATCAAATCGAGGACCCtgggaccctgaagctgtgtggcagtATCATTTTTGACTGGGGTTTTTggtgtagtctgtgtgtgtgtgtgtgtgcattgtgcTCTCCCTGGTCTGATGTGATAATTGGGACAGATAAATTAACAATTTTTGGACTTAAGCCTTGAGTAAACCATAAACTCTTTAGCTGTATGCGAGGCTTTGtggtcatgtgtgtgtgtgtgtgtgtgtgtgtgtgtgtgtgtgtgtgtgtgtgcagactcAGTCTGTCAGCATCTGCTTCTCACATCTGGATTTATAACATGGAAACTCAAGTCACATTTGAGTTTTACTGCTCTCTTGCAGCCCCTACCCTCAATGAAACatagaaaatgtttatttattcattcactgcctgtaactgtttatccgtTCCGGGTTGCGGTgggccggagcctaccaggaatcactgggagatgtgtgacagcgacactaccagcgcttttccactgcatggtccttACTCAACTCGACTAGGCTCTGATTCTTTTCTTGTCCATTATTAGGCAAATCTGGTCCCTGATATATCCTTTTTTAGCACCAGAGCCGAGTAGGGACCACACCTGAGCCATTTCTAATTGAGATACTtagttttttccccatttaccaAGGCAGGGCTGTGGATTTTCCCACGTGCAAATAGGGGGAAAAAGACAGAAGAGCCAGCAGATGGTGAGTAAACTTTCTCTGAATTTTAAAAGCCTTCATTTCATCAGAGACATTGAATGTATTCACGAAGTGTGACATGTAATCAtctgttatttgttatttacagTCACccttgtagctccagtgcaaaattaaagaagcaCACTTCAGTTTAGGCCCCAAAACATGTTTTTGCTGATTGACTACAGCTAGGGTTATGGAAGAGTTTCAAtgtgtaaatatgtatttttcacCCAACTATGCAATTAATTCTGCTTCACCTAATACATCATGCAGCTTCTCTTCATCAGCTTTGTAGAGCTTCatcatgagtgtgagtgtgttgtgcaaCAGCATGTCCACACAGCAGGGCTCTTCTTCAAGCAGAGTGGAACAGATccttcaaacaaacacaaatgtaataaaatcatcccaaagaagaaataataaaaaacaccagGGGAAACTCACCTTGGAGCCAAAACTGAACTCATCACATCTCAGCCATTTCCCGAATTAATATGAAGCCATATTTCACCACAGACTGCAACAATTCATCCCTTCACCAAATCTCAGGACATTGTTTATGAGGTCATGGCCGAGAACCAgtcgattattattattattattattattattatttgttctgGAAAGACATTAGTACAACATCgatgagaaagacagacagcGACAGAgaacgagagggagagagtaagagagagagagtgagaaagagtgagaaagagagagagagagagagagagagagagagagtgtgtgggggggagtAAGACTAAGATGAGTTGTAGACTCACAATACTAGGCACTACTTTTAAACATGACATAAACAACATGACCAAACtgatcactgctggactaatgATAGTCCACtcaccaaaaacatccaggcaAAGGCAtcttgtgggcagtgtcctgtgtccactgacgaAGGACTAGACAAtgctcaacacacactgtggagcaacagatgagctactgtctctgactctacatctacaaggtggaccaacagagggaggagtgtctcacagagtggacagagagtggacacagggtttaaaaactccagcggcactgctgtgtctgatccactctacaccagcaccatATTGTTGCTGCTGCATgcggtatgcagagcaacagcttgactgtatagcactttttatgCAGAAACATGTCTTCTCTCCAACATTTGAACACCCAGAAATGTGCCAAAAAATCTGGATAAATCTTACTACATTCATTTTTTTGCTTTCTCCCATAAACttactgaaatattttaagGATAGTGATGACACAGGAATTAAAATAAACTATATTCTATACAATACGTAACAATTACAGTGGTTACAACTCTGTAACATCTGTAATAAAGCTATGTGAGGGATGCACATAAGTGTGGTCCTCTGTAGGCTTTTACTCCGGAGGATACTAAGTTTATGTCTGAGAGCTCAGGGCCTGGCAGAGGTTGTGTTTCTGATTAATATTATTACCATAATCACAGAGGCTCTCCTGAATGAACTGATAATCAAGTCCTCTGCAGCAATAGGAGATTATAGTGGTGTTTGTGGGAGGGAATCTCTTCAGGTGATAAAAGAATGGGTTACAGGAAGATACTTATCTTCAAATACATCGCTCAGACTCAGCAGGAAGCAATTATGGTTTGCGTCATAAAAACAGGCCACAAGCCACTCAAATACAGGGCTGACCCCATATTAGAATACAGTTGCATGCAGCGagtagacacagacacacagcgtATCTTTAAACTGTGGCACTGTGGGTACATTACATAggcttccattcattttgtggagacttacccGTAAATATTCCACAGACACTACTAGATTAACCCTAAGCCAGCTTTAAAACTTGTCTTTACATTAAAGTGTAGTGATATTCATTGtatacattgtggggaccagctggtGGTCCCATGGGGAAGAcatgtccccacaatgtgagtgtgtaaacagattttggtcACAATGTGATATAGTCTTGGTGCACGTCAGGGACGTTGTTAGACCTGTTTTACGGGGCCGTATCCCCTTCTAAAATGTCCTttagatgtttaaaatatgttcttgACGGACTGACCTATTTTGAACACCCAGGGACGTTCCTAGTTTGTTGGggtggcagtgaaaacacacacacacacacactagtacacTAGGGACTAAATAATTTTGTACGATTAACAATAACATACAAGCTATTATCAGAGTCTAAGACAAATATAAGCCCTAAATTAATTCTAAGACGTTTAGCCTGGACGTATGTAATGACGATTTACACTCGTTCACTTCAGatcttattgtaattaatgaacaatttaaaataatagttattttaaaTTGGTAAtacaatatttgaaaaatacatggacagattctgctttgccattgttcaaaaagTCCTGATGGCAGGATTTACAACAGCATACTGGTCCCCCGCCTCAGCGTtccttattttgatttcagaaagttggcgACACTAAACACGGTGTATGTTGAAATAGCATTAAGCTAACCAGAGGAGacctgattattgatgaatgCAAAGTAAACCTGCTGAAATAGTCAGTTAAAATCTGCGGTATATGGGTCAGACTGTTCTTTCCTGACGttgtgactgtatattttacaaatgccTGTATATAATGAGTTAATAGCTGTTCACAGCTCAGTTTAGTTTTGAAAACTAGATGGATATTCAACTATATATATGTGTGACTTTGCTTAATCTGTTCCtcatcaaagaaatttgctgctatgaggcaattaccccagaccCCCTGGTTAAAATTTAGCTCCACTAATATTTAATCTCTGGTGACGGCCGtggaatgtacacacacacgcacacatactgccatctgctggtccATTTATGCACTTCACTTAGCGGGTAAGCTATAAATTTAGCGTCTGGGTCTGTTCCATGTTGTTGTAGTTAAAacagcccccacacacattgTTTCTTGATTTTCCTGATATCTTTTAATCAAAATGCACTCCATATTCCACAGTTCCTACAGGGAAGGaagtggtggggtgggggtggggggctagGGGAGGTGAAATCCctactaatactaatactaatctCAGAACAAATTAAGGAAGTGTTTATTGCTCTTTGTGACTGCTCTGTAACTATGGACCAGGCCTCTGTGATTGCCCCATGTCATTTCACAATGACTTACACCCCTTCCAGTAAATATTTACCGCTGTGGTTTCTTTTTGCTTCATTCCTTCAAATCCTATTTACAAACCACTATCCCTGGGACTCTTTGGAAGGTAGAGTTCAAGACATTAAAGCTGCAAAGTGAAAGGCATTATTGTTATGTAATTCATATTTGCCTCCCTGGGGGTCAGGACTCAGTCATGTGCCGAAATGCCTTGAGAAAATATCAAgtttccgtttttttttttcttcgtaggaggagttgtagtgtgtgtgtaaggtaaGCGCACAGGTGTGGTTCAGagcaatatgtgtgtgtgctctgggTTATAACATGCTGCAACAGGAATGCCTTTCCCTCTATGAGTTCTTCACTACTCCAGGCTACGGCGCACAGAGCTAAACGCTGCTTTTTAAATCATCAAGATAACACGTGTTTTTTGTAGACTTTGCCACTACAGAATCTGCTAAAAATGCTGGACACTTCCCGCATTCTGCAGAAAGGGCCGGAGTACCTGAGGAAGCAGATGGAGCGGGAGCGGGAGGCCACTGGCCGTAGTGCTGCTGAGCGCCTAGCTGCAACCAAACCTGAGTATATCCGTAACCAGAGGCCACAAGCCTCAGAGCCGGGTAGTGATTGTGGATCTCCTGAACAGAGTACGCCAGCTCCCAACAGCCCAGCTGAACTCACTGGAGGAGACTCACCACATGAGGTGAATGTGGTGAAGAGGAATAGCAGCAAGAAACGGCCCGATTCGCTTTTACTGTACCGCCACAAGGGGGAGCTCCAGAGAGGCTCGCCAGCTGTCAGTGGTAAGAAACTGACCAAACGGACATTACTGGATTCGCTCAAAGACAAAAAGAGTCTTTTTCATCGTCAAGAGCTGGAGGACTCAGACTCTGAGGCTAATAACAGCCAACGGCTAACAGAGGAGGCTAACAGCACTGAGCATTTTCCTAGGCAACCAAGAACACCGACTACAACCAATCAAGATGCTGCTGCTAGGAAACCAACAACAGCAGTTACAAGCAATCGAGAGGATGTTGCTAGGAAACTAAGAACAATGGATTATGAGGATAGTGCTAGGCATCCAAAAAGAGCGGTTGCAAACAATCAAGACAATGTTGCTAAGCAACCAAATCCAACCGGTGCAGAAAATGTTGGTGGGAAGCTAACAACAGTCACTACACTTGTTCAAGAAGGCGTTGCTAAGCAACCAACTGCAACAATCAGAAGTGAGCGTTCAAGCCGTGGAAACCGAGTATCGCGCTCGCACTCTGATAGTAGCTCACGCTACTCCAGAAATTTTGCTAACTTTGACAGGTTTTTTACATATTGTGGCCTTGACGATGACATCATCGAGTTGATTGGCCGGGGCCATTTTGGCTCATGTTCAGAATCTTCAGAGGAGGAGCCAATCATCTCCGGTAAGGTcaggagtgtgagtgtgatcGCATCGGACGATGGCTTTTCACAAGGCAGCAGTTACCGCAGTGATGGGCTTCAGGAGGATGAGCTACCGGACAAGAAAGCTGGACAAGGCCTGTCGGTCATAGAGCGTAACGCTCGGATTATCAAATGGCTGTACAGCTGCAGAAATGCCACAGAGTCGGGAAAAACTCTACGGGATCTGGATTAGTTACTCTCGGAATGAAATATGATTTTCAATATATATGCTGACCTTTGACCaaatggtatttttttttagacCAGTGCTACTATATTGTTCATGTTTATTTACCTGTGTCTCAAGTCAGCCTCTAGTTCCTAGGTAGTGAATTACCACATCAATTTTTATAAATTAAGCCTGTCACATCCCTGACAGTGAGCAtctatcggtccactggcataaaaaggctggcacaccactgactgtagaccaccatcggaccactcagattacagTCCTGTACAcaatataactcatttataatctcctcacacaTATTACCAACAGCTCTGAgagatataacaatgagtataagcctgatataaaatgattaaatgataaaaatgttgacactgtgctgatttaaattatttactaatctaatttataaagaattacaaaaagaacctaatgaaagaaaaaaatgtaaattggactgtgaatggaaaagtgctcaAATGTGGCGTTTTGTCTAAAAATTCTGTTTTATTagcagtggtccgcccagaaaacgctgtgcaaaacactagtggacctccaactttgccctcagtggccCGCCGTCTCTTTGCTATCAGGGATTAATGACATTTTTGACTTATTGTACAATACATagacatttcttcattcatttttgCTGACCTCCGTATGGCCCACTGTGTTTACTGgcgtgtttg from Hoplias malabaricus isolate fHopMal1 chromosome 5, fHopMal1.hap1, whole genome shotgun sequence encodes:
- the fam110c gene encoding protein FAM110C, yielding MLDTSRILQKGPEYLRKQMEREREATGRSAAERLAATKPEYIRNQRPQASEPGSDCGSPEQSTPAPNSPAELTGGDSPHEVNVVKRNSSKKRPDSLLLYRHKGELQRGSPAVSGKKLTKRTLLDSLKDKKSLFHRQELEDSDSEANNSQRLTEEANSTEHFPRQPRTPTTTNQDAAARKPTTAVTSNREDVARKLRTMDYEDSARHPKRAVANNQDNVAKQPNPTGAENVGGKLTTVTTLVQEGVAKQPTATIRSERSSRGNRVSRSHSDSSSRYSRNFANFDRFFTYCGLDDDIIELIGRGHFGSCSESSEEEPIISGKVRSVSVIASDDGFSQGSSYRSDGLQEDELPDKKAGQGLSVIERNARIIKWLYSCRNATESGKTLRDLD